Proteins encoded by one window of Flavobacterium sp. N502540:
- a CDS encoding RtcB family protein, which translates to MGNKLSGKDLIKLGFPKNNSINIALGQINRYRKREKKESILTEAKDVLLNPEKYEGNGTWGKVAEGLIKPVQVRMHQLKTTRAPFKIFGENEIDEQAKYQLYDSLKLPISVAGALMPDAHSGYGLPIGGVLATDNAVIPYGVGVDIGCRMSLSIFDLPASHFKGKEHQLETILKDNTKFGMYETHVSRVDHDVFYKSEFQDIPLLKNLLPKAYKQLGSSGGGNHFVEFGIAKIENPENEWKLEKGEYFAVLSHSGSRGLGANIAKHYTYLATKQCPLPKNVQHLAWLDLNTHDGQEYWLAMNLAGEYAKACHDDIHRRIAKAIGKRVVVTIENHHNFAWKEMVNGQECIVHRKGATPAGEGQLGIIPGSMTAPGYIVKGKGNAESLNSASHGAGRLFSRAKCKSTFTQSEIKKVLKANEVTLIGGNIDEAPMAYKDITKVMSNQIDLVEVLGTFTPKIVRMDR; encoded by the coding sequence ATGGGAAATAAATTATCCGGAAAAGACCTGATTAAATTGGGGTTTCCAAAAAACAATTCAATAAATATTGCCTTAGGGCAGATAAACAGATATAGAAAAAGAGAGAAAAAGGAATCTATTTTAACCGAAGCAAAAGATGTACTGCTGAATCCCGAAAAGTACGAAGGTAATGGTACTTGGGGCAAGGTAGCTGAAGGTTTAATAAAGCCGGTGCAGGTAAGAATGCATCAGTTAAAAACAACAAGAGCTCCCTTCAAAATTTTTGGCGAAAATGAGATTGATGAACAGGCGAAGTATCAATTGTATGATTCATTAAAACTGCCAATTTCAGTTGCAGGTGCTTTAATGCCAGACGCACATTCGGGCTATGGATTGCCCATTGGAGGAGTTTTGGCAACAGATAATGCTGTAATTCCGTATGGAGTTGGGGTGGATATTGGATGCCGAATGAGTCTTTCGATTTTTGACTTACCCGCTTCTCATTTTAAAGGTAAAGAACATCAATTAGAAACTATTTTGAAGGACAATACCAAATTTGGAATGTATGAAACTCATGTGTCAAGAGTGGATCATGATGTTTTTTACAAAAGTGAATTTCAGGATATTCCATTGTTAAAGAACCTTTTACCGAAGGCTTATAAACAGTTGGGAAGTTCTGGAGGAGGAAATCATTTTGTCGAATTTGGGATTGCTAAAATTGAAAATCCTGAAAACGAGTGGAAGCTTGAAAAAGGGGAGTACTTCGCAGTTTTATCGCATAGCGGATCTCGAGGGTTAGGAGCAAATATTGCGAAACATTATACCTATTTGGCGACAAAACAATGTCCGTTACCAAAAAATGTGCAGCATTTAGCCTGGTTGGATTTGAATACGCATGACGGACAGGAATATTGGCTTGCTATGAACTTAGCCGGAGAATATGCAAAAGCCTGTCACGATGATATTCACAGACGAATTGCCAAAGCTATTGGAAAAAGGGTAGTGGTCACGATTGAAAACCACCACAATTTTGCCTGGAAAGAAATGGTGAACGGTCAGGAATGTATTGTACACAGGAAAGGTGCAACGCCCGCAGGAGAAGGGCAATTAGGAATTATTCCCGGATCGATGACGGCTCCCGGTTACATCGTGAAGGGTAAAGGTAATGCTGAGAGTTTAAACTCTGCGTCTCACGGTGCCGGACGTTTATTTTCGAGAGCGAAGTGTAAAAGTACTTTTACGCAAAGTGAAATTAAAAAGGTATTAAAAGCGAATGAGGTTACCTTGATTGGAGGGAATATTGATGAAGCACCTATGGCGTACAAGGACATTACTAAAGTGATGTCAAATCAAATTGATTTGGTTGAAGTTCTGGGAACTTTCACACCAAAGATTGTTAGAATGGACCGATAA
- the prfH gene encoding peptide chain release factor H has protein sequence MEKIIQITAGRGPAECTWVVAQVLKKVLEEAREEQLETTLLQREAGQENGTIETATIAVKGKNATQFAASWTGTIQWIGQSQFRKMHKRKNWFIGIFEIEPQQNASFLESDIQYQAMRSSGAGGQHVNKVSSAIRATHVPTGIAVVAMDSRSQHQNKKLATERLLKKLEDETLQQLKNHVGKQWENQLNIQRGNPVRVFTGTDFKKNKTEKSYKGTRQKLKTDLRNERN, from the coding sequence ATGGAAAAAATAATTCAGATAACAGCGGGTCGGGGACCGGCAGAATGTACCTGGGTAGTGGCTCAGGTACTTAAAAAAGTTTTGGAGGAAGCACGGGAGGAGCAATTAGAAACGACTTTGCTTCAGCGAGAGGCAGGCCAGGAGAATGGAACAATTGAAACGGCAACAATTGCGGTAAAAGGTAAAAATGCCACTCAATTTGCAGCTTCCTGGACGGGAACTATTCAATGGATTGGTCAAAGTCAGTTTAGGAAAATGCACAAACGTAAAAATTGGTTTATTGGTATTTTTGAGATTGAACCACAACAGAATGCATCATTTTTAGAAAGTGACATTCAGTATCAGGCCATGCGAAGTTCCGGGGCTGGCGGACAGCATGTAAACAAGGTGAGTTCGGCAATCAGAGCAACTCATGTTCCAACCGGAATTGCAGTTGTTGCGATGGACAGTCGTTCACAGCATCAGAATAAAAAACTGGCAACAGAACGATTATTAAAAAAACTAGAAGACGAAACTTTACAGCAACTTAAAAACCATGTTGGAAAACAATGGGAAAATCAGCTGAACATTCAGCGGGGGAATCCTGTCAGAGTTTTTACCGGAACTGATTTTAAAAAGAATAAAACAGAGAAGAGTTATAAAGGAACGCGTCAGAAGTTAAAAACAGATTTACGAAATGAGCGTAATTAA
- a CDS encoding tetratricopeptide repeat protein, translating to MKTIDKYLFQALDSYPYSLEETIESLDYAFSYDAKNTMVFCLYGRIQAEQLWNYEEAKWYFQEALAINIHALEIYPHYVQTLILNEDFEEAEKLIDFALTVKGINKSEIFVKKAILYEAQQQFGLALKEIKKAKLCTLQFAFECNIREVEKRIEGKMDLLKKKKKSK from the coding sequence ATGAAAACAATAGATAAATATCTCTTTCAGGCTCTGGACAGCTATCCTTATTCATTAGAAGAGACGATTGAATCTTTAGATTATGCATTTTCATATGATGCTAAGAATACGATGGTTTTCTGTTTGTATGGACGGATTCAGGCAGAACAATTATGGAATTATGAAGAGGCCAAATGGTATTTTCAGGAAGCTTTAGCAATAAATATTCATGCACTTGAGATATATCCGCATTATGTACAAACTTTAATTTTGAATGAAGATTTTGAAGAGGCAGAAAAATTAATTGATTTTGCTTTAACAGTGAAAGGAATAAACAAATCTGAAATTTTTGTCAAAAAAGCAATTCTTTACGAAGCACAGCAACAGTTTGGATTAGCATTAAAAGAAATTAAAAAAGCCAAACTTTGTACGTTGCAATTTGCTTTTGAATGCAACATTAGGGAAGTAGAGAAAAGAATTGAAGGTAAGATGGATTTATTAAAGAAGAAGAAAAAATCAAAGTAA
- a CDS encoding acyl-[acyl-carrier-protein] thioesterase, whose translation MPISPNFTSILSKDWEINFTQCTPNGFLKYTDLCNILQLTAAAHSEIGGISFTDMQEFDQAWVLSRMRVEIIALPKWRDIVTVTTWINSLENSRSVRALEIHANGKKIVGCETYWAVFNTQLRRPEALALPYEHFELYPEKRATTEGFSKINITHEKEAIFEKTVYLSDLDIVNHVNNVKYLEWCLDHVDPKKILKQEVKSFEMNFMKELSLQDNVIIHEGENDNQTISTFSITKGEKTSFALKLHWK comes from the coding sequence ATGCCAATATCTCCTAATTTCACTTCCATTCTAAGTAAAGACTGGGAAATCAATTTTACGCAATGTACACCAAATGGTTTTCTAAAATACACTGACTTATGCAACATTCTGCAATTGACAGCTGCTGCGCATTCTGAAATTGGAGGCATCAGCTTTACGGATATGCAGGAATTTGATCAGGCCTGGGTCTTAAGCCGTATGCGAGTGGAAATTATTGCTTTGCCAAAATGGCGAGATATTGTTACAGTAACCACATGGATCAACAGTTTAGAAAATTCCCGTTCAGTTCGTGCTTTAGAGATACACGCAAACGGAAAAAAAATAGTAGGATGCGAAACGTACTGGGCTGTTTTTAATACACAATTACGACGTCCGGAAGCTTTAGCTCTGCCTTACGAACATTTTGAATTGTATCCGGAGAAACGCGCTACTACAGAAGGGTTTTCGAAAATAAATATCACTCACGAAAAAGAAGCTATTTTTGAAAAAACAGTTTACCTCTCTGATCTGGATATCGTAAATCATGTCAATAATGTCAAGTATCTGGAATGGTGTCTCGATCACGTTGACCCGAAAAAAATCCTGAAACAGGAAGTAAAAAGTTTTGAAATGAACTTCATGAAAGAACTTTCGCTTCAGGACAATGTAATCATTCATGAGGGCGAAAACGATAATCAAACTATTTCAACATTCAGCATTACCAAAGGCGAGAAAACATCTTTTGCTTTAAAATTACACTGGAAATAA
- the miaA gene encoding tRNA (adenosine(37)-N6)-dimethylallyltransferase MiaA produces the protein MKYLITIVGPTAIGKTALSIALAQHFNCEIISCDSRQFFKEMTIGTAVPNQEELQSATHHFIQNKSIFENYTVGDYEKEALLKLEELFSKNDFAILIGGSGLYVDAILKGFDEFPEIDPEIRSDINANYEKLGIIYLQEQLQKLDPAYYQKLTVENPQTLQNPQRMMRFTEVCIGTQKPYSSFLNQKKNNRNFIPISIGLEADRAVIYNRINQRVDLMMNGGLLEEAKALYPNKTLNALQTVGYRELFSYFDGEFPLPFAIEEIKKNTRRFSKRQLTWFKRNEATKWFDYATDRKEIIDYIENSFK, from the coding sequence ATGAAATATCTAATTACCATCGTCGGACCAACAGCAATAGGCAAAACAGCTTTAAGCATTGCTCTGGCACAACATTTTAATTGTGAGATAATCTCCTGCGACAGTCGTCAGTTTTTTAAAGAAATGACAATTGGTACCGCAGTTCCAAATCAGGAAGAATTACAATCAGCGACACATCATTTTATACAGAATAAATCTATTTTCGAAAATTATACTGTTGGTGACTACGAAAAAGAGGCGCTTTTAAAGTTAGAAGAATTATTCTCAAAAAATGATTTCGCTATATTAATTGGCGGTTCAGGATTGTATGTTGATGCCATTTTAAAAGGATTCGATGAATTTCCGGAAATCGATCCTGAGATACGTTCTGACATAAACGCAAACTACGAAAAACTAGGAATCATTTATCTACAGGAGCAATTACAAAAACTGGATCCTGCTTATTATCAAAAACTCACTGTAGAAAACCCGCAAACACTCCAAAATCCGCAAAGAATGATGCGTTTTACAGAGGTTTGTATTGGGACTCAGAAACCCTACTCTTCTTTCTTAAATCAGAAGAAAAACAATCGAAACTTTATTCCGATTTCAATAGGTTTAGAAGCCGACAGAGCTGTAATTTACAACCGTATCAATCAACGCGTAGATCTGATGATGAATGGCGGTTTACTGGAAGAAGCCAAAGCTTTGTATCCCAACAAAACGTTAAATGCGCTTCAAACAGTCGGGTATCGCGAATTATTTAGTTATTTTGACGGAGAATTCCCGTTGCCATTTGCCATCGAAGAAATCAAGAAAAATACCAGACGTTTCTCAAAAAGACAACTTACCTGGTTCAAACGAAACGAAGCTACTAAATGGTTTGATTACGCGACAGACAGAAAAGAAATTATAGATTATATAGAGAATTCTTTCAAGTAA
- a CDS encoding ion transporter, producing MKKIKSKYEIFREKVKIILYGTDTFLGKMFDLVLLGLILLSVILIMMETVQGINQKYHTQLIICEWIITVFFTIEYVLRIISIQKPIRYVFSFYGIIDLMAVLPMYLSIFFPGASVLSIIRALRFFRLFKILHIPQISHQSIQLREAIEASKEKILVFIYFVLISTIIIGSIMYLVEGKESGFTSIPMSIYWTIVTLTTVGYGDISPQTPLGQFIAAFVMILGYGIIAVPTGIVTAEFAKSSLKNSVVSSKKTCKNCKAQVHFDHAQYCFECGTKLPNN from the coding sequence ATGAAAAAAATAAAATCAAAATACGAAATCTTCCGGGAAAAAGTCAAAATCATCCTCTACGGGACAGATACGTTTTTGGGGAAAATGTTTGATTTGGTTCTGCTTGGATTGATCTTACTAAGTGTTATTTTGATTATGATGGAAACCGTTCAGGGAATCAATCAGAAATATCATACTCAGCTTATTATCTGCGAATGGATTATCACCGTATTTTTCACCATTGAATATGTACTTCGAATAATTTCGATTCAAAAACCAATCCGATATGTTTTTAGTTTCTACGGAATTATTGATTTAATGGCAGTTCTGCCAATGTATTTATCGATATTTTTCCCCGGAGCAAGTGTCCTTTCCATAATAAGAGCCTTACGTTTCTTTCGATTGTTTAAAATCCTGCATATTCCGCAAATTTCACATCAGTCTATTCAACTTCGGGAAGCCATCGAAGCCAGCAAAGAGAAAATTCTTGTTTTTATTTACTTCGTATTGATCAGCACCATTATAATCGGTTCGATTATGTATCTGGTCGAAGGTAAAGAATCCGGCTTTACAAGTATTCCAATGAGTATTTACTGGACGATTGTTACTTTAACCACTGTAGGTTACGGCGATATTTCTCCACAAACTCCTCTCGGACAATTCATTGCTGCTTTTGTTATGATTTTAGGTTACGGAATTATAGCTGTTCCTACTGGAATTGTAACCGCAGAATTTGCAAAAAGCAGTCTAAAAAACAGTGTCGTAAGCAGCAAAAAAACATGCAAAAATTGCAAGGCACAGGTACATTTTGATCATGCGCAATATTGCTTTGAATGTGGGACGAAATTACCGAACAATTAA
- a CDS encoding exonuclease domain-containing protein: protein MYAILDIETTGGQFNEEGITEIAIYKFDGHEVIDQFISLVNPEIPIQPFVVKLTGINNAMLRSAPKFFEVAKRIIEITTDCIIVAHNASFDYRILRTEFRRLGYNFEARTLCTVELAKKLIPDQPSYSLGKLVRALGIPMADRHRASGDAMATTKLFKMLLEKDLEKTIVKDFIKLEVEKGIAPKFLDILAQMPAKTGVYYIYNEGGTLIYIGKSQNIKKRVNQHFTGITTKSKKIQAEVFTITYDETGSELIALLKESEEIKINRPKYNRSQRKTNFHYALYAEKDTNSYINLKLEKADGRKKEITSFATLQEGKNALFRFTSKYHLCQKLTGLYQTKKECFQYKIKECDGACIEEVTPEVYNARVQQFIAENSFENKSMILLDRGRNVNERSAILIENGLYKGYAFYDLNYQITNIEILKNILIPMQHNRDVKNIIQSYLRKSKSIKVLHF, encoded by the coding sequence ATGTACGCAATACTAGACATAGAAACCACTGGAGGCCAGTTTAATGAAGAAGGAATTACCGAAATAGCCATTTACAAATTTGATGGCCACGAGGTAATTGACCAATTTATTAGCCTTGTCAATCCTGAAATTCCGATTCAGCCCTTCGTGGTGAAATTAACCGGAATCAATAATGCTATGTTGCGCTCTGCTCCTAAGTTTTTTGAAGTTGCTAAACGAATTATAGAAATCACTACAGATTGTATAATTGTAGCACACAACGCTTCTTTTGATTACCGAATTTTACGCACAGAATTCAGACGTTTGGGCTACAATTTTGAAGCCAGAACCCTCTGTACAGTTGAACTTGCCAAAAAATTAATTCCGGATCAACCTTCCTATAGTTTAGGAAAACTGGTACGAGCACTTGGAATTCCAATGGCAGACAGACATCGTGCCAGCGGAGATGCAATGGCAACAACCAAGCTGTTTAAAATGCTTCTGGAAAAAGACCTGGAAAAAACCATTGTAAAAGATTTTATCAAACTGGAAGTAGAAAAAGGAATTGCTCCAAAATTTCTGGATATTCTGGCACAAATGCCTGCGAAAACCGGTGTTTATTACATTTATAATGAAGGTGGAACCCTAATCTACATTGGAAAGAGCCAAAACATAAAAAAAAGAGTCAATCAACATTTTACGGGAATTACCACCAAAAGCAAAAAAATTCAGGCAGAAGTTTTTACCATTACGTATGATGAAACGGGGAGCGAATTAATTGCGCTCTTAAAAGAAAGTGAAGAAATAAAAATAAATCGTCCTAAATACAATCGTTCTCAACGAAAAACTAACTTTCACTATGCATTATATGCAGAGAAAGACACTAATAGTTATATCAATTTAAAGCTTGAAAAAGCAGACGGTCGTAAAAAAGAAATTACCTCATTTGCTACTTTGCAGGAAGGCAAAAATGCGCTATTTAGATTCACCTCAAAATACCATTTATGCCAAAAGTTAACAGGACTTTATCAAACCAAAAAAGAGTGTTTTCAATATAAAATCAAAGAATGTGATGGTGCTTGTATTGAAGAAGTAACACCTGAAGTTTACAATGCCCGTGTACAACAATTTATCGCGGAAAACAGTTTCGAAAATAAAAGCATGATTTTGCTGGACAGAGGCCGAAATGTTAACGAAAGAAGTGCCATTTTAATTGAAAATGGTCTTTATAAAGGATATGCCTTTTACGATCTAAATTATCAGATTACAAACATCGAGATTCTAAAGAATATTTTAATTCCGATGCAGCATAATCGCGATGTGAAAAACATTATTCAAAGTTACCTCCGAAAGAGTAAATCAATAAAGGTTCTTCATTTTTAA
- a CDS encoding four helix bundle protein has translation MEKIFNFEDRLVRFAGECIFFTRQLEKLFENEYYKNQLIRSSGSASLNFGEAQGTITNKDFIFKLSLVVKELKESRNSLKILDYIKEGDNDKRDKLLIEVEQLIAISSKMIINKR, from the coding sequence ATGGAAAAAATATTCAATTTTGAGGATCGATTAGTTCGTTTTGCCGGAGAATGTATTTTCTTTACAAGACAATTAGAGAAGTTATTCGAAAATGAATATTACAAAAATCAATTGATTAGATCATCCGGAAGTGCTTCTTTAAATTTTGGAGAAGCACAAGGTACAATAACAAACAAAGATTTTATTTTTAAACTTTCTTTAGTTGTAAAAGAATTGAAGGAATCCAGAAATTCGCTAAAAATTTTAGATTATATAAAAGAAGGTGATAATGACAAAAGAGACAAACTTCTAATTGAAGTTGAACAACTTATAGCAATTTCATCAAAAATGATAATAAATAAAAGATAA
- a CDS encoding YggS family pyridoxal phosphate-dependent enzyme, whose amino-acid sequence MSIASNLNTIKVGLPENVTLVAVSKTKPVSDLMQAYDAGQRIFGENKIQEMTEKWEQMPKDIQWHMIGHVQTNKVKFMAPFVSLIHGVDSLKLLQEINKQALKNNRIIDCLLQIHIAEEETKFGLDENELKALISSSDFIELKNIKVLGLMGMATFTEDQNQIKKEFTHLKSIFDSIKELKTENCNLTTVSMGMSGDYQLAIECGSTMVRIGSSIFGGR is encoded by the coding sequence ATGTCGATAGCATCGAATTTAAATACAATCAAGGTAGGTTTACCTGAAAATGTGACTTTAGTTGCCGTTTCTAAAACAAAACCGGTTTCCGATTTAATGCAGGCTTATGATGCCGGTCAGCGTATTTTTGGAGAAAATAAAATCCAGGAAATGACTGAAAAATGGGAACAAATGCCAAAAGACATTCAATGGCACATGATTGGTCATGTACAAACCAATAAAGTCAAATTTATGGCGCCTTTTGTGAGTTTGATTCATGGTGTTGACAGCTTAAAATTGTTGCAGGAAATCAATAAACAAGCATTGAAAAACAATCGAATTATTGATTGCCTGCTCCAAATACATATTGCCGAAGAAGAAACTAAATTTGGGTTAGACGAAAACGAATTAAAAGCGCTTATCTCTTCCTCTGATTTTATAGAGTTGAAAAACATAAAAGTCTTAGGATTAATGGGAATGGCAACTTTTACAGAAGATCAAAACCAAATTAAAAAGGAATTTACACATTTAAAATCTATTTTTGATTCCATAAAAGAACTGAAAACTGAAAACTGCAATCTGACTACTGTCTCTATGGGAATGTCCGGAGATTATCAACTCGCAATTGAATGTGGTAGCACAATGGTCCGCATTGGAAGCAGTATTTTTGGAGGAAGATAA
- a CDS encoding 3-hydroxyacyl-CoA dehydrogenase family protein: MKTIAVIGAGTMGNGIAHTFAQSGFVVKLIDVSEKSLDKGMATIAANLDRMLSKGTITQEEVTKTITNIITYTDIKDGVVGVDLVVEAATENVELKLNIFKQLNEACSHNTILATNTSSISITQIGAIVAHPERVIGMHFMNPVPIMKLVEIIRGYNTSDEVTKTIMDLSVKLGKVPVEVNDYPGFVANRILMPMLNEAIETLYNKVAGVYEIDTVMKLGMGHPMGPLQLADFIGLDVCLAILNVMYDGFKNPKYAPCPLLVNMVRAGKLGVKSGEGFYDYSESKKAEKISKQFILS, translated from the coding sequence ATGAAAACTATAGCTGTAATTGGTGCAGGAACAATGGGTAACGGAATTGCTCATACATTTGCACAAAGTGGTTTTGTGGTAAAACTAATTGATGTTTCTGAAAAATCATTAGACAAAGGAATGGCAACTATTGCTGCCAATTTAGACCGAATGCTTTCTAAAGGAACTATCACTCAGGAAGAAGTTACTAAGACCATCACCAATATTATTACCTATACCGATATTAAAGACGGCGTTGTTGGTGTAGATTTAGTAGTTGAAGCTGCTACTGAAAATGTAGAATTAAAACTCAATATTTTCAAACAATTAAACGAAGCTTGTTCACACAACACCATTCTGGCAACCAATACTTCTTCGATATCTATTACTCAAATTGGAGCTATCGTAGCACATCCAGAAAGAGTTATCGGAATGCACTTTATGAATCCGGTGCCAATTATGAAATTGGTCGAAATCATCCGCGGATACAACACGAGCGATGAAGTTACCAAAACCATCATGGACTTATCGGTAAAATTAGGCAAAGTTCCTGTTGAAGTAAACGACTACCCAGGTTTTGTGGCCAATCGAATTTTAATGCCGATGTTAAACGAAGCCATCGAAACCTTATACAACAAAGTTGCGGGAGTTTACGAAATTGATACGGTAATGAAACTAGGAATGGGACACCCAATGGGGCCTCTTCAATTAGCTGATTTTATTGGTCTTGATGTTTGTCTTGCTATTTTAAATGTAATGTACGACGGTTTCAAAAATCCAAAATACGCCCCTTGCCCGCTATTGGTGAATATGGTGAGAGCCGGAAAATTAGGAGTAAAATCCGGTGAAGGTTTTTATGATTATAGCGAAAGTAAAAAAGCAGAGAAAATCTCTAAGCAATTTATCCTTTCCTAA
- a CDS encoding Gfo/Idh/MocA family protein: MLKVGVLGAGHLGKIHLRLLQQSDQYELVGFYDENQENAERISKEFGYKNFNTIAKLIHAVDVIDIVTPTLSHYKCAKVAIKSGKHIFIEKPIANTVEEAEEIIALAAEHNVKGQVGHVERFNPAFIATKNMIENPMFIETHRLAEFNPRGTDVPVVLDLMIHDIDAILSVVNSRVKNINASGVSVISETPDIANARIEFENGCVANLTASRISMKNMRKTRFFQKDAYISVDFLEKKCEVVRMKDAPEIPGDFDMILQNAEGVKKQIYFTNPDVEQNNAILDELESFANAIKTDTTPVVTLEQATDALRVAYQIIDCFDK; this comes from the coding sequence ATGTTAAAAGTAGGAGTTTTAGGTGCTGGTCATCTTGGTAAAATACATTTACGCTTATTACAACAATCTGACCAATACGAATTAGTTGGATTTTACGACGAAAATCAGGAAAATGCCGAAAGAATCTCAAAAGAGTTTGGCTATAAAAACTTCAACACAATTGCAAAATTAATTCACGCTGTGGATGTTATCGACATTGTGACTCCAACTCTTTCACATTACAAATGTGCTAAGGTAGCCATCAAATCAGGAAAACATATCTTTATAGAAAAGCCAATTGCTAATACTGTTGAAGAAGCAGAAGAAATCATTGCTTTGGCAGCAGAACACAATGTAAAAGGTCAGGTAGGTCATGTTGAACGCTTTAACCCTGCGTTTATTGCTACAAAAAACATGATTGAAAATCCAATGTTTATAGAAACCCATCGTCTGGCCGAGTTCAATCCTCGTGGTACAGATGTTCCTGTTGTTTTGGATTTAATGATTCACGATATTGATGCTATTTTGAGTGTTGTAAACTCAAGAGTAAAAAACATCAATGCAAGCGGTGTTTCAGTAATTAGTGAAACACCGGACATTGCCAATGCCCGAATCGAATTTGAAAATGGATGTGTGGCTAATCTAACCGCAAGCAGAATTTCGATGAAAAACATGCGTAAAACACGATTTTTTCAAAAAGATGCCTACATTTCTGTAGATTTTTTGGAGAAAAAATGTGAAGTGGTTCGAATGAAAGACGCTCCGGAAATTCCCGGCGATTTTGATATGATTCTACAAAATGCAGAAGGTGTAAAAAAACAAATTTATTTTACAAATCCTGATGTAGAACAAAATAATGCAATTTTAGATGAGCTGGAATCATTTGCCAATGCTATAAAAACAGATACAACACCCGTTGTAACTCTGGAGCAGGCAACAGATGCATTGAGAGTGGCTTATCAGATAATTGATTGTTTCGATAAATAA
- a CDS encoding LytR/AlgR family response regulator transcription factor, producing the protein MKKIKTVIVEDSRLARNELKELIKNHPEIEIIGEAENVDSGFKLIEETQPDLLFLDINMPEKDGFELLEMLDKVPITIFTTAFDEYAIKSFEYNALDYLLKPINPKRFAHSIEKVSQNLIEKEEKNNKKLTLNNQIFIRDGEKCWLVKIADIFLFEVDGNYTKIFFQNEKAILNKSLNHIEEKLPDDYFFRANRNQIINIQYILKIDPWFSGNLLVQLPKEVKVEISRRQTNNFKEKLSM; encoded by the coding sequence ATGAAAAAAATAAAAACTGTAATTGTTGAAGATTCCCGTCTGGCCAGAAATGAGCTTAAAGAATTAATTAAGAATCATCCGGAAATTGAAATTATCGGAGAAGCCGAAAATGTAGATTCAGGCTTTAAACTAATAGAAGAAACGCAGCCGGATTTACTTTTTCTCGATATCAATATGCCCGAAAAAGATGGTTTTGAATTGTTGGAAATGCTCGACAAAGTTCCTATTACGATTTTTACAACAGCGTTTGACGAGTACGCAATTAAATCTTTCGAATACAATGCTTTAGACTACTTACTAAAACCAATAAATCCGAAAAGATTTGCTCATTCAATCGAAAAAGTAAGTCAAAATCTAATTGAAAAAGAAGAAAAAAACAATAAGAAACTGACGCTAAACAATCAGATTTTTATTCGCGATGGCGAAAAATGCTGGCTTGTAAAAATTGCCGATATCTTTCTGTTTGAAGTAGATGGCAATTATACCAAAATATTCTTTCAGAATGAAAAAGCTATACTTAATAAATCATTAAACCATATTGAAGAGAAACTTCCTGATGATTATTTCTTCCGGGCCAACCGAAACCAAATTATCAATATACAATATATACTCAAAATAGACCCTTGGTTTAGTGGCAATCTGCTTGTACAGCTTCCAAAAGAAGTAAAAGTAGAAATATCTCGAAGACAAACCAATAACTTTAAAGAGAAGTTAAGTATGTAA